In one Methanobrevibacter oralis genomic region, the following are encoded:
- a CDS encoding CBS domain-containing ParB/RepB/Spo0J family partition protein, with the protein MTEKKSFVKDYMTRNVISVSPETTTTEIIRLMKESDHNSYPVVENNKLVGMVTAFDVVIKDWAEKVKDIMSTKLVVANEDLSINDASRVMFRRGISRMPVVDENGKLVGIITNTDMVRSHIERSTPNKVEYFKSTLEQLYGIKTTLKHMRVATDKLRPTQDRVYADELEGRSYELERGLAEPAIVVKTGDRWILVDGHHRAVASKQMGCKTVDSYVIDLGQDIKLGMEKTADNSGIKTFDDIEIIDDDHHPLIAITESIQDRAKGDD; encoded by the coding sequence ATGACTGAGAAAAAATCTTTTGTGAAAGATTATATGACAAGAAATGTTATTAGTGTTTCTCCAGAAACTACAACAACCGAAATTATAAGATTAATGAAAGAAAGCGACCACAATAGTTATCCAGTTGTTGAAAATAACAAATTAGTTGGAATGGTAACTGCATTTGATGTAGTAATTAAAGATTGGGCAGAAAAAGTTAAAGATATAATGAGTACTAAATTAGTAGTTGCCAATGAAGATTTATCCATAAACGATGCATCTAGAGTCATGTTTAGAAGAGGAATCTCTAGGATGCCTGTTGTAGATGAAAATGGTAAGTTAGTTGGGATAATTACAAATACCGATATGGTAAGATCCCACATTGAACGTTCAACACCCAATAAAGTAGAGTATTTCAAAAGTACATTGGAACAGTTATATGGAATTAAAACTACTTTAAAACACATGAGAGTAGCTACCGATAAATTAAGACCAACACAAGATAGAGTATATGCAGATGAACTTGAAGGCAGAAGTTATGAATTAGAACGAGGTTTAGCTGAGCCAGCAATTGTTGTTAAAACTGGTGATAGGTGGATTTTAGTAGATGGGCACCATAGGGCTGTTGCTTCAAAACAAATGGGGTGTAAAACTGTTGATTCATATGTTATTGATTTAGGTCAAGATATTAAATTAGGTATGGAAAAAACAGCAGATAACTCTGGAATAAAAACATTTGACGATATTGAAATTATTGATGATGACCATCATCCATTAATAGCTATTACTGAAAGTATTCAAGATAGGGCAAAAGGCGATGATTAA
- the hisE gene encoding phosphoribosyl-ATP diphosphatase — translation MSNDEIIRQVYEVLEDRRDNPIDSYTSNIMQDSDKKAEDKILEKISEEAGEVLLAAKNNENLVYESVDLIFHTLLILVHKGIDIDEIFDEFARRRK, via the coding sequence ATGAGTAATGATGAGATTATAAGACAAGTTTATGAGGTCTTAGAAGATAGAAGAGACAATCCTATTGATTCATATACTTCAAATATTATGCAAGATAGTGATAAAAAAGCAGAAGATAAAATACTTGAAAAAATATCTGAAGAAGCTGGAGAAGTTTTATTAGCTGCTAAAAATAATGAAAATCTCGTTTATGAATCTGTAGATTTAATATTTCATACATTATTGATTTTAGTTCACAAAGGAATTGATATTGACGAAATATTCGATGAGTTTGCAAGAAGACGAAAATAA
- the gatB gene encoding Asp-tRNA(Asn)/Glu-tRNA(Gln) amidotransferase subunit GatB, translating into MMCGLEIHVQLETESKLFCDCPTNYQEAPANTNICPICLNQPGAKPHPTNKKALDNALMIALMLNCKIDKGFTYFMRKHYDYPDLPSGYQRTSVPIGYEGELNGIRIREIHVEEDPGQYKPDRGIVNFNRSGIPLVEIVTEPDIKSPEEARDFLKELIRVLQYSGGARGEGTMRADVNISIEGGNRVEMKNVNSIKGAYKALKFELVRQKNLMKRGVEVKQETRAYLESQMITVGMRLKEDADDYRFIPDPDLPPMEITENAIQNTLETMPEAPHNKVKRFVTDYNIDEESAKVLTSELDLAIAYEEVAKQIDPKFASKWMRDELKRVLSYNKLTFVDSGILVEDLVEFFNMLLSKTITTKAGQRIIEQMPNNKQTPKAIAEELGLLGVVKDDEIINAAKQAIDENPKAVEDYLTGQKASLNYLVGQVMRITRGKADPGETVKILKENIE; encoded by the coding sequence ATGATGTGTGGACTTGAAATACATGTACAATTAGAAACTGAATCAAAATTATTCTGTGATTGTCCAACTAACTATCAAGAAGCCCCTGCAAACACAAATATCTGTCCAATTTGTTTAAATCAACCAGGAGCAAAGCCACATCCAACAAATAAAAAAGCATTAGATAATGCATTAATGATTGCTTTAATGTTAAACTGTAAAATTGATAAAGGATTTACTTATTTTATGAGAAAACACTATGATTATCCAGATTTGCCTTCTGGTTATCAAAGAACTTCTGTACCAATTGGATACGAAGGAGAATTAAACGGGATTAGAATTAGGGAAATACATGTTGAAGAGGACCCTGGACAATATAAACCAGACAGAGGCATTGTTAACTTCAACCGTTCTGGAATTCCATTAGTAGAAATTGTAACAGAACCAGATATAAAATCCCCAGAAGAAGCAAGGGATTTTTTAAAAGAATTAATTCGTGTTTTACAATATAGTGGAGGAGCTCGTGGTGAAGGTACTATGAGAGCAGATGTAAACATTTCTATCGAAGGCGGAAACAGAGTAGAAATGAAAAACGTTAACTCCATTAAAGGTGCATATAAAGCATTGAAATTTGAACTTGTAAGACAAAAAAACCTTATGAAAAGGGGAGTTGAAGTTAAACAAGAAACTCGCGCATATCTCGAATCTCAAATGATCACGGTTGGAATGAGATTAAAAGAAGATGCTGATGATTATAGATTCATACCAGATCCCGACTTACCACCAATGGAAATAACTGAAAACGCAATTCAAAACACCTTAGAAACAATGCCTGAAGCACCTCACAATAAAGTAAAACGATTTGTAACAGATTACAATATTGATGAAGAATCTGCTAAAGTATTAACTTCAGAATTAGATTTAGCAATAGCTTATGAAGAAGTAGCTAAACAAATAGACCCTAAATTTGCATCAAAGTGGATGAGAGATGAACTTAAAAGAGTATTATCCTACAATAAATTAACTTTTGTAGATAGTGGAATTCTAGTTGAAGATTTAGTTGAATTTTTTAATATGCTTTTATCTAAAACTATTACAACCAAAGCAGGTCAAAGAATTATTGAGCAAATGCCAAATAACAAACAAACTCCCAAAGCAATTGCAGAAGAGTTAGGTTTGCTTGGTGTTGTAAAAGATGATGAAATAATAAATGCTGCAAAACAAGCTATTGATGAAAATCCAAAAGCTGTTGAAGATTATCTTACAGGTCAAAAAGCTTCTCTTAACTATCTTGTAGGCCAAGTAATGAGAATAACTCGCGGAAAAGCAGATCCTGGAGAAACTGTTAAAATATTAAAAGAAAATATTGAGTAA
- a CDS encoding phosphocholine cytidylyltransferase family protein: MISVILSAGMGTRLMPLTKNIPKPLLELNRTTLLERMIKNCIAIDIKEFIAVVGYNKDKVIDLAGKLEKKHDINIKIIENTEYDMTNTSVSTYLASNYIEREHLDDFILINGDNVVDPKIIQNIAKRNNTSMIIDNYKNLNEESFKLIIGEKSLKENDSIANGIIEEIGKGIDIESSTGEFIGVSKVAKKDVSKFNKILVELIDEDKQNYYDFAYKKLSKESPIDFVLTNGLKWTEIDDHDDWAIAKQLINEFEN; this comes from the coding sequence ATGATTAGTGTAATTTTATCCGCTGGAATGGGTACTAGATTAATGCCCCTTACCAAAAACATTCCAAAACCACTACTTGAGCTTAATAGAACAACATTACTTGAAAGAATGATTAAAAATTGCATAGCAATTGATATAAAAGAATTTATAGCTGTTGTTGGATACAATAAAGATAAAGTAATTGATTTGGCAGGAAAATTAGAAAAAAAACATGATATCAATATTAAAATTATTGAAAACACCGAATATGACATGACAAATACGTCTGTTTCCACATATCTTGCAAGTAATTATATAGAAAGAGAACACCTAGATGATTTTATTTTAATTAACGGAGATAATGTCGTTGATCCTAAAATTATCCAAAATATTGCAAAAAGAAACAATACTAGTATGATTATTGATAATTATAAAAATCTTAATGAAGAATCATTTAAATTAATCATAGGCGAAAAATCATTGAAAGAAAATGATTCAATAGCTAATGGAATTATTGAAGAAATTGGAAAAGGAATAGATATTGAAAGTTCAACTGGAGAATTCATTGGTGTTTCAAAAGTAGCTAAAAAAGATGTTTCAAAATTTAATAAAATACTTGTTGAATTAATTGATGAAGATAAGCAAAATTATTACGATTTTGCATATAAAAAACTAAGCAAAGAAAGTCCAATAGATTTTGTTCTTACTAATGGTTTGAAATGGACAGAAATTGATGATCATGATGATTGGGCTATTGCAAAACAATTAATAAATGAATTTGAAAATTAA